One window from the genome of Spirosoma rhododendri encodes:
- a CDS encoding phosphotransferase: protein MPTSIPASSAILSAAHLAPFVQQQYALGHETTCQLIKAGVNHTYLVTAGDKRFVFRIYSLNWRTRTDITEEIRLLKHVRKGGIPVSYALPDASGQYVQEIDAPEGLRYGVLFSFAEGQKILTFSEERHEEMGRIMARLHQLTEGFALDRATYTPTYLLVDSLPKIAPFLPADSPEMQFLQTAQASLLTELTNADQTQLRQGALHLDIWFDNLNIDPAGTITLFDFDFCGNGPLATDVGYYLMQLHSTEADEAEFRRKKDRFLAGYESVRPLSAEEKRLLPALSMGVYFFFLGVQCERFDNWSNVFLNELHLTRLINLRVKRWYDFNGLGVDRCLPIALP, encoded by the coding sequence GTGCCAACGTCTATCCCCGCTTCTTCGGCTATCCTGTCGGCCGCTCATCTGGCCCCGTTCGTACAGCAGCAGTACGCGCTGGGTCACGAAACGACCTGCCAGCTCATCAAGGCGGGGGTGAATCACACCTATCTGGTTACGGCGGGGGATAAAAGATTTGTCTTTCGCATCTACAGCCTCAACTGGCGAACCCGTACTGATATTACTGAGGAGATTCGGTTGCTGAAGCACGTCAGAAAGGGAGGAATACCAGTTTCGTATGCGCTGCCCGACGCGTCGGGGCAGTATGTTCAGGAAATTGATGCGCCGGAAGGGCTACGCTACGGAGTGCTGTTTTCTTTCGCCGAAGGGCAGAAAATACTGACGTTTTCGGAAGAGAGACACGAAGAAATGGGCCGGATTATGGCGCGGCTTCACCAGCTTACCGAAGGCTTCGCGCTCGACCGGGCCACTTACACACCTACGTATCTGCTGGTCGATTCGCTCCCCAAAATAGCCCCGTTTCTGCCAGCTGACTCGCCCGAAATGCAGTTCCTGCAAACGGCACAAGCCTCGTTACTGACTGAGCTGACCAACGCCGATCAGACGCAGCTTCGGCAGGGGGCACTACACCTCGACATCTGGTTCGATAACCTGAACATTGACCCGGCGGGTACTATCACGTTGTTCGATTTCGATTTTTGCGGCAATGGCCCACTGGCGACAGACGTTGGGTATTACCTGATGCAGCTTCATAGCACGGAAGCCGATGAAGCGGAGTTCCGACGCAAGAAAGACCGATTTCTGGCGGGTTACGAGTCGGTACGGCCGTTGAGTGCGGAGGAAAAACGATTGCTGCCTGCCCTGAGCATGGGCGTTTATTTCTTTTTCCTCGGCGTTCAGTGCGAACGTTTCGACAACTGGTCGAACGTCTTCCTGAACGAGCTACACCTGACGCGCCTGATTAATCTGCGCGTCAAACGTTGGTACGATTTCAACGGGTTGGGCGTTGATCGCTGCCTGCCAATTGCCTTACCATAA
- a CDS encoding NAD(P)-dependent oxidoreductase, with the protein MRVFILGATGRTGKQLLTVALAQGYQVTVLVRDRQKIGISSGRLTVIESPALDADSLQRAVVGCDAVISTLNISRTSDFPWAPLRTPPTFLSDLLTRLLPICEEQNVRRLIVVTAWGTNETKKDIPFWFRWLIDYSNIGVAYRDHERQEKLLRQSNLDWTIIRPVGLTNGESLKPVIETIDNQPKPNLTISRRNVARFMLDVLRNNQYVRQAVTISEP; encoded by the coding sequence ATGCGTGTTTTTATTCTCGGTGCTACGGGCCGAACTGGTAAACAATTGCTTACTGTAGCGTTGGCGCAAGGTTATCAGGTGACCGTGTTGGTGCGTGATCGGCAGAAAATTGGTATTTCGTCGGGTAGATTGACCGTCATCGAAAGTCCGGCGCTTGATGCTGACTCGTTGCAACGGGCTGTGGTGGGCTGTGACGCCGTAATCAGCACGCTCAACATCTCGCGAACGTCAGATTTTCCGTGGGCACCGCTGCGAACCCCGCCAACGTTTCTATCAGATCTGCTGACCCGGCTGCTACCCATCTGCGAGGAACAAAACGTTCGTCGGCTGATTGTCGTGACGGCCTGGGGAACGAACGAAACCAAAAAAGACATACCGTTCTGGTTTCGCTGGCTGATTGATTACAGCAACATCGGCGTAGCATATCGTGACCACGAACGGCAGGAAAAACTACTCCGGCAAAGTAATCTCGACTGGACCATTATCCGGCCCGTTGGCCTTACCAACGGCGAATCACTCAAACCGGTCATCGAAACTATCGACAATCAGCCGAAGCCCAACCTGACGATCAGTCGGCGCAACGTTGCCCGGTTCATGCTTGATGTGTTGCGCAACAACCAATACGTTCGGCAGGCAGTGACGATCTCAGAACCGTGA
- a CDS encoding YDG/SRA domain-containing protein, translating into MPTRIFGDIPGIPEGSEFESRVMLSHYGVHRPLQAGISGSQLEGADSIVLSGGYEDDEDLGDEIIYTGHGGRSLDTGQQVTDQQLARQNLALALNCQRGLPVRVIRGYNHRSPFSPTEGYRYDGLYRIDSYWRERGRSGFYVWRFRLVKLVTVGAPNQVDEERQTYGETRRVDVTIQRIVRNTEIALHVKELYEYQCQVCRTLVFTSAGPYAEAAHIQPLGRPHNGPDTLTNLLCLCPNHHVMFDFGGFGIANDMGLIGLDGQLHQKANHRIDRQFLAYHREHFLMNP; encoded by the coding sequence ATGCCCACCCGCATCTTCGGTGACATACCCGGCATACCGGAAGGCAGCGAGTTCGAGAGTCGCGTGATGCTTTCTCATTACGGCGTACACAGACCTTTACAAGCGGGCATCAGCGGGTCGCAGTTGGAAGGAGCCGATTCGATTGTGCTGTCGGGTGGGTATGAGGACGACGAAGATCTGGGTGACGAGATCATCTATACCGGCCACGGTGGGCGCAGTCTGGACACGGGACAACAGGTGACTGATCAGCAGCTGGCGCGGCAGAATCTGGCGCTGGCGCTCAATTGTCAGCGTGGGCTGCCGGTGCGGGTCATTCGGGGGTATAACCATCGGTCGCCGTTTTCGCCAACGGAAGGGTACCGCTATGATGGCCTGTACCGAATCGATTCGTACTGGCGGGAACGGGGTCGGTCGGGGTTTTACGTGTGGCGATTTCGGTTGGTAAAACTGGTTACGGTTGGCGCGCCAAATCAGGTTGACGAAGAGCGACAGACATACGGAGAAACCAGACGTGTTGACGTAACGATTCAGCGCATCGTACGGAATACTGAAATAGCTCTGCACGTCAAAGAACTGTATGAATATCAGTGTCAGGTGTGCCGTACGCTGGTCTTCACTAGCGCGGGCCCATATGCCGAAGCAGCACATATTCAGCCGCTGGGCCGCCCGCACAACGGACCGGACACGCTGACGAATCTGCTCTGTCTGTGCCCAAACCACCACGTTATGTTCGACTTCGGTGGTTTCGGTATCGCCAATGATATGGGCTTGATTGGGTTGGATGGGCAACTGCATCAGAAAGCAAACCACCGTATTGATCGGCAATTTCTGGCTTACCACCGAGAACATTTTCTGATGAATCCGTAA
- a CDS encoding sugar phosphate isomerase/epimerase family protein, which produces MKTMKGPAIFLAQFLGDTEPFNSLESIAKYMADLGYKGVQIPTWDPRMIDLKQASESQTYCDEYKGKLAEIGVEVTELATHLQGQLVAVHPAYGAMFDGFGPAELAGKPKDQQAWATDQLLMVAKASKNLGLKASPTFSGALLWPFVYPWPQRPAGLVETGFTELANRWTPILNAYEDAGIDVAYELHPGEDLHDGITFEMFLEKVGNHPRAGINYDPSHFVLQQLDYLQFIDFYHDRIFAYHVKDAEFNPTGKQGVYGGYQGWVERAGRFRSLGDGQVDFSGIFSKLAQYDYDRWAVLEWECAIKHPEQGAAEGAPFIADHIIRVTERAFDDFAGTGADESFNKKVLGL; this is translated from the coding sequence ATGAAAACAATGAAAGGCCCGGCCATTTTTCTGGCCCAGTTCTTAGGCGATACCGAGCCGTTTAATTCGCTCGAGTCCATCGCAAAATACATGGCCGACCTCGGCTACAAAGGTGTGCAGATCCCGACCTGGGACCCGCGCATGATCGACCTCAAACAGGCGTCAGAAAGTCAGACGTACTGCGACGAGTACAAAGGTAAGCTGGCCGAAATCGGTGTCGAAGTGACCGAACTGGCGACGCACCTGCAAGGGCAGTTGGTAGCCGTTCACCCGGCTTACGGTGCCATGTTCGATGGCTTTGGTCCGGCTGAGCTGGCGGGTAAGCCCAAAGACCAGCAGGCGTGGGCCACCGACCAGTTGCTGATGGTGGCCAAAGCGTCGAAAAACCTTGGTCTGAAAGCTAGTCCGACGTTTTCGGGAGCGCTGCTGTGGCCATTCGTCTATCCGTGGCCGCAGCGCCCGGCCGGTCTGGTCGAGACGGGCTTTACCGAACTCGCCAACCGCTGGACGCCCATTTTGAACGCGTACGAAGATGCCGGCATCGACGTGGCGTATGAGCTGCACCCCGGTGAAGACCTGCACGACGGCATCACGTTCGAGATGTTCCTCGAAAAAGTGGGTAACCACCCCCGCGCCGGGATCAACTACGACCCCAGCCACTTTGTCTTGCAGCAGCTCGACTACCTGCAATTCATCGACTTCTACCACGACCGCATTTTCGCCTACCACGTGAAAGACGCTGAGTTCAACCCGACGGGTAAGCAGGGCGTATACGGCGGGTATCAGGGCTGGGTCGAGCGGGCCGGTCGGTTCCGGTCGCTGGGCGACGGGCAGGTCGATTTCTCGGGTATCTTCTCCAAACTGGCGCAGTACGACTACGACCGTTGGGCGGTGCTGGAGTGGGAGTGTGCCATCAAGCACCCCGAACAGGGCGCTGCCGAAGGGGCCCCCTTCATCGCCGACCATATCATCCGCGTCACCGAACGCGCCTTCGACGACTTCGCCGGTACCGGTGCCGACGAAAGCTTCAATAAGAAGGTGCTGGGATTGTAA
- a CDS encoding DUF5615 family PIN-like protein — translation MMRFLFDQNISYRVVKQLKVTLPDSVGVREVGLLDADDFAIWEYAKREDYVVVTFDKDIPMIGAVKGFPPKIIWLRTGNMSNQALISLFTARLSEFVDFNTRQNKGCLLVYLRTEEP, via the coding sequence ATGATGCGGTTTTTGTTCGACCAGAATATTTCCTACAGGGTAGTAAAGCAGTTAAAAGTTACGCTGCCCGATAGTGTTGGCGTTCGCGAAGTAGGATTGCTTGACGCCGATGATTTTGCTATCTGGGAATATGCTAAACGCGAGGATTATGTGGTCGTGACATTCGATAAAGACATTCCGATGATTGGGGCTGTCAAAGGATTTCCACCCAAGATCATTTGGTTGCGTACCGGCAATATGAGTAATCAGGCATTAATCAGCCTGTTTACAGCCCGACTTAGCGAATTCGTTGATTTCAATACCCGACAAAACAAAGGCTGCCTGCTGGTGTACCTGCGAACAGAAGAACCCTGA
- a CDS encoding DUF433 domain-containing protein, translating into MQYQAKYQHIITIEPGKRGGKPCIRGMRITVGDILGWLGRGMTTEEIIDDFPELTQDDIQAALLFAADRDNGIMLMAA; encoded by the coding sequence ATGCAATACCAGGCGAAGTATCAACACATTATTACCATCGAACCCGGCAAGCGCGGAGGGAAACCGTGCATCAGGGGAATGCGGATTACAGTCGGCGATATTCTGGGCTGGCTGGGTAGAGGTATGACTACCGAAGAAATTATCGACGACTTCCCGGAGTTGACGCAGGACGATATTCAGGCGGCTTTACTCTTCGCTGCGGATCGTGATAATGGTATAATGCTGATGGCTGCATGA
- a CDS encoding Gfo/Idh/MocA family protein, with amino-acid sequence MSKINIAVVGTGFIGPAHIEALRRLPNTNVLALCEVTPELARQKADQLGIERSATFDEMLKMDDIQVVHICTPNFLHYAQSKAALLAGKHVVCEKPLAKDLHEAEELVQIAKETGLVNAVHFNLRYYPLVRQMKVMREQDDLGEVYSVIGSYLQDWLFYNTDYNWRLEPDKSGDSRAIADIGSHLMDSLEYITGLKTVAVMADFNTVHKVRKKPLKPVETYSGKMLQPEDYADVPINTEDHANVLLRFDNGNRGVITVSQVSAGRKNQMKLEIAGSKKTFAWNSEAPNEMWIGNRDGYNESLMRDPALFHADARSLISFPGGHNEGFPDTSKQLFKEVYAAVEAGKMPENPTFPTFADGYRELLICEKILESNRKQAWVEV; translated from the coding sequence ATGTCAAAAATAAACATTGCCGTTGTCGGCACTGGATTCATCGGACCTGCGCACATCGAAGCACTGCGTCGACTACCGAATACGAATGTGCTTGCGCTTTGCGAGGTGACTCCCGAGCTGGCTCGGCAGAAGGCCGATCAACTGGGTATTGAGCGGTCGGCTACGTTCGACGAGATGCTCAAGATGGACGACATTCAGGTCGTGCATATCTGTACGCCCAACTTCCTGCACTACGCGCAGTCGAAGGCGGCTCTGCTGGCGGGGAAGCACGTCGTCTGTGAAAAGCCGCTGGCTAAAGACCTGCACGAAGCGGAAGAACTCGTACAGATTGCAAAGGAAACCGGACTGGTCAATGCCGTGCATTTCAACCTGCGCTATTATCCGCTGGTGCGGCAGATGAAAGTGATGCGTGAGCAGGACGACCTCGGTGAAGTCTACTCGGTCATCGGCTCGTATTTGCAGGACTGGCTGTTCTACAACACAGACTACAACTGGCGGCTCGAACCCGACAAATCGGGCGACTCGCGGGCCATTGCCGATATTGGATCGCACCTAATGGACAGTCTGGAGTACATCACCGGACTGAAAACCGTCGCCGTCATGGCCGACTTCAACACCGTACACAAGGTGCGGAAGAAGCCGCTGAAACCCGTCGAAACGTATTCGGGCAAGATGCTGCAACCCGAAGATTACGCCGACGTACCCATCAATACCGAAGACCACGCCAACGTGCTGCTCCGCTTCGACAACGGCAACCGGGGCGTTATCACGGTATCGCAGGTGTCGGCCGGACGCAAAAACCAGATGAAGCTGGAGATTGCCGGCTCGAAGAAAACGTTTGCCTGGAATTCGGAGGCTCCCAACGAAATGTGGATCGGTAACCGCGACGGCTACAACGAGAGCCTGATGCGCGACCCAGCCCTGTTCCACGCTGACGCGCGTTCGCTTATTTCGTTCCCCGGCGGCCACAATGAAGGCTTCCCCGACACCTCGAAGCAGTTGTTCAAGGAAGTGTACGCGGCTGTAGAGGCTGGCAAGATGCCCGAAAACCCGACCTTCCCAACCTTCGCCGACGGCTACCGCGAACTGCTCATATGCGAAAAGATTCTGGAAAGTAATCGCAAGCAGGCATGGGTGGAGGTGTAA
- a CDS encoding four helix bundle protein, translating into MEKVEFVQQMQRRTKELALRVIRLFRSLPKTDEARIIGRQLLRSATSVAANYRAVCRARSQAEYFAKLSIVVEETDETLFWMELLTEAEIVPVVKLQNLITEATELLSVFSTARKNTSTDKRS; encoded by the coding sequence ATGGAAAAAGTTGAGTTTGTGCAGCAGATGCAGAGACGGACTAAAGAATTGGCGTTGCGGGTTATCCGATTATTTCGTTCGTTACCCAAGACCGACGAAGCACGTATAATAGGACGTCAACTTTTACGATCAGCTACTTCTGTAGCGGCTAATTACCGGGCCGTTTGCCGTGCCCGAAGCCAGGCGGAATATTTTGCAAAACTCAGTATCGTCGTTGAAGAAACCGATGAGACTCTGTTCTGGATGGAACTGCTAACCGAGGCAGAGATTGTTCCTGTAGTTAAACTCCAAAATCTGATTACAGAAGCGACGGAGTTACTGTCAGTCTTTTCAACAGCCCGTAAAAATACGTCTACCGACAAACGCAGCTAG
- a CDS encoding Gfo/Idh/MocA family protein: protein MGQIGGSLDAFIGAVHRRAATLDNEIELVCGVFSQSPEKSKATGKALYLPDDRVYTSFEEMIQREKELPEDVRMDFVSIVTPNHMHFPPAKMALENGFHVICDKPMTLNLQQAKDLAEIVEKSGLVFGLTHNYTGYPMVKQARAMVQDGVLGKLRKVVVEYPQGWLSKDEEHNDYKQAIWRTDPARSGAAGAIGDIGTHAENLAEYITGMHISELCADLTAFVPGRQLDDDANVLLRFDAGAKGMLQVSQVANGEENSLKIYVWGELGGLEWHQMEPNTLHHKTQTSHNIIRPNVGDLSASAKAHWRLPAGHPEGFFEAFANIYRNFAFAVKAHMEGRPADPLYDFPGVHDGVRGLAFIDTVIASSKDEETKWTKFVQ from the coding sequence ATGGGGCAGATCGGGGGTAGCCTCGACGCGTTTATTGGCGCGGTTCACCGCCGGGCCGCTACGCTGGACAACGAAATCGAACTGGTTTGTGGTGTCTTCAGTCAGTCGCCCGAAAAGTCAAAGGCGACCGGCAAGGCCCTCTACCTGCCCGACGATCGGGTGTATACGAGCTTCGAGGAAATGATTCAGCGCGAGAAGGAGCTGCCAGAAGACGTGCGGATGGATTTCGTCAGTATCGTGACGCCGAACCACATGCACTTCCCGCCCGCCAAAATGGCCCTCGAAAACGGCTTTCACGTGATCTGCGACAAGCCGATGACGCTGAATCTGCAACAGGCCAAAGACCTCGCCGAGATTGTCGAAAAAAGCGGACTCGTCTTCGGCCTGACGCACAACTATACGGGCTACCCGATGGTGAAGCAGGCCCGCGCCATGGTGCAGGACGGCGTGTTAGGCAAGCTCCGCAAAGTGGTTGTCGAGTACCCGCAGGGCTGGCTCTCAAAAGACGAAGAACACAACGACTACAAACAGGCGATCTGGCGCACCGACCCGGCGCGTTCGGGGGCGGCCGGTGCCATCGGCGACATCGGTACCCACGCTGAAAACCTGGCCGAATACATTACCGGCATGCACATCAGCGAACTCTGCGCCGACCTGACCGCTTTCGTGCCTGGCCGCCAGCTCGACGACGATGCCAACGTGCTGCTCCGCTTCGACGCGGGGGCGAAGGGTATGTTGCAGGTTAGTCAGGTGGCGAACGGCGAAGAAAACTCGCTCAAGATTTACGTCTGGGGTGAACTGGGCGGTTTGGAATGGCATCAGATGGAACCCAACACGCTGCATCACAAAACCCAGACGAGCCACAATATTATCCGGCCCAACGTCGGCGACCTGTCAGCGTCGGCGAAGGCGCACTGGCGTTTACCGGCGGGTCACCCCGAAGGCTTTTTTGAAGCGTTTGCCAACATCTATCGCAACTTCGCTTTCGCCGTGAAAGCGCACATGGAAGGCCGCCCCGCCGATCCGCTCTACGACTTCCCCGGCGTCCACGATGGCGTTCGCGGCCTCGCTTTCATCGACACCGTCATTGCCTCAAGCAAGGACGAGGAGACGAAGTGGACGAAGTTTGTACAATAA
- a CDS encoding MFS transporter yields MDLSINRSRLFIASCFAIITTAMAFAIRAGVLTQLGAEFNLSAKELGYVNQMAFLGFPIAMIFGGPLYNVIGPKRIAWVAFFAHVLGLVLTITATGFWSLLISTFFVGFGNGTVEAACNPMVTDMYSGNQTTKMLNRLHMWFPGGIVIGSLLSKFMTGANLGWQLQIGAILIPAVIYAFLFLGQQFPASKAEGASSTGGNLKAMASPLYLFMLVCMALTAISEFGPEQWIDPIMKNAGADPMIILALVTGLMAVGRFFAGPIVHRLNPTGVIWGSSVMAALGIYLMGNATGGMVYLSAIVFAIGVCYFWPTMLGFVAEYIPKSGAFGLSIMGGMGMFATSIFQPVIGGWLDQEAAKRGLTAETADLATGQATLGHMVIFPLILIVAFGVLFFVMRNRKPDHANDMVAASQPQL; encoded by the coding sequence ATGGATCTATCCATCAATCGCTCACGGCTGTTCATTGCGAGCTGCTTTGCGATCATCACTACAGCCATGGCGTTCGCTATCCGGGCGGGCGTACTGACTCAACTGGGTGCAGAGTTCAACCTGTCCGCGAAGGAACTGGGCTACGTGAATCAGATGGCATTCCTGGGCTTCCCCATCGCGATGATTTTCGGCGGGCCGCTCTACAATGTCATTGGGCCAAAGCGCATTGCCTGGGTAGCGTTTTTCGCACACGTACTGGGTCTGGTGCTGACGATTACCGCCACTGGCTTCTGGAGCCTGCTCATCTCGACGTTCTTCGTTGGCTTCGGCAACGGTACCGTCGAAGCGGCCTGTAACCCAATGGTAACTGATATGTACAGCGGCAACCAAACCACCAAGATGCTCAACCGGCTGCACATGTGGTTTCCCGGCGGTATCGTAATCGGTAGCCTGCTGTCGAAGTTCATGACCGGGGCTAACCTCGGCTGGCAATTACAGATCGGGGCTATCCTGATCCCGGCGGTTATTTACGCGTTCCTGTTCCTGGGTCAGCAGTTCCCGGCCAGCAAGGCAGAAGGTGCTTCGTCGACAGGTGGTAACCTCAAGGCAATGGCGTCTCCGCTGTACCTGTTTATGCTGGTTTGCATGGCCCTGACGGCCATTTCGGAATTTGGCCCTGAGCAATGGATCGACCCAATCATGAAAAACGCCGGTGCTGACCCGATGATTATTCTGGCGCTGGTAACGGGTCTGATGGCCGTTGGTCGGTTCTTCGCCGGCCCGATCGTTCACCGCCTGAACCCGACGGGTGTTATCTGGGGATCGTCGGTGATGGCGGCTCTGGGTATCTACCTGATGGGCAACGCAACGGGTGGCATGGTCTATCTGTCGGCCATTGTCTTCGCCATTGGTGTCTGTTATTTCTGGCCAACCATGCTGGGCTTTGTCGCTGAATACATCCCAAAGTCGGGCGCGTTCGGCCTGTCGATCATGGGCGGTATGGGTATGTTTGCCACGTCGATTTTCCAGCCCGTTATCGGTGGCTGGCTCGATCAGGAAGCGGCCAAGCGGGGCCTGACGGCCGAAACGGCTGACCTGGCTACCGGTCAGGCTACGCTGGGGCACATGGTCATCTTCCCGCTGATTCTGATCGTCGCGTTTGGCGTACTGTTCTTCGTAATGCGCAACCGCAAGCCCGACCACGCCAACGATATGGTTGCCGCTAGTCAGCCGCAGTTGTAA
- a CDS encoding DUF1800 domain-containing protein produces the protein MALLDPFTQPLTSAQVGYLLRRATFGPTPDQLKTLTGQTAAQIVSAMLTDRATPTPPLDPATNKTYVDQPFDMVNAGKFQTYNKAWWANQMLNQALSLPEKMTLFWSNHFVTNDSTVGDYRYMYRYNALLREYALGNFKAFVVAITQDPAMLRFLNGNQNVAGTANENYARELQELFTTGRNGGYTEDDVRAVAKALTGWTDVGYRDVNNATISTVYRANKHDTTSKTFSAAYGKTVIQGRTGDTGGLAELNDLVDMLLANPETPRYICRKLYRWFINSDITTDVETNFIQPLAVLFQKSKFEIKPVVSAMLQSQHFFDEKLRGAVIKSPTDLVVGTFRFWGLQAPDPMQNLAGFYQVGSYVYARIKEQQQDILNPPTVFGWTPYYQTGYYQQWINSTTLGLRGFFADALTTNALKLNNKPAVDVLTYAKNLSAPSDPARLVSDLTAQVIGIPVNQAQTDFLTDTVLLNSIPRYEWADEWLAYTASPNDSAKKQAVQLKLTALLQYIFRMAEYQVI, from the coding sequence ATGGCTTTGCTCGATCCGTTTACCCAGCCGCTCACGTCGGCGCAGGTCGGCTATCTGCTCCGACGCGCTACGTTCGGTCCTACGCCCGATCAGCTCAAAACGCTGACGGGACAGACAGCCGCTCAGATCGTGTCGGCAATGCTTACCGATCGCGCCACCCCCACCCCACCGCTTGATCCGGCCACAAACAAAACCTACGTCGATCAACCGTTCGACATGGTTAATGCGGGCAAGTTCCAGACATATAACAAAGCCTGGTGGGCCAATCAGATGCTCAATCAGGCGTTGTCGCTGCCGGAGAAAATGACCCTGTTCTGGTCGAACCATTTCGTTACTAATGATTCAACAGTTGGTGATTACCGGTATATGTACCGCTACAATGCGCTGCTCCGGGAGTATGCGCTGGGTAATTTCAAGGCGTTTGTCGTTGCCATCACGCAGGATCCGGCTATGCTGCGGTTCCTCAACGGCAACCAGAACGTAGCGGGGACGGCCAACGAAAACTATGCCCGCGAGTTGCAGGAATTGTTCACGACCGGACGTAATGGCGGCTATACCGAAGACGATGTCCGGGCAGTTGCCAAAGCCCTGACCGGCTGGACCGACGTTGGCTACCGCGATGTGAACAACGCCACGATCAGCACAGTGTACCGGGCCAACAAACACGACACGACCAGCAAAACGTTTTCGGCGGCTTACGGGAAAACCGTTATTCAGGGCCGTACGGGTGATACCGGCGGTTTGGCCGAACTGAATGATCTGGTCGATATGCTGCTGGCTAACCCCGAAACGCCCCGCTATATCTGCCGCAAACTCTACCGCTGGTTCATCAACTCCGACATTACAACCGACGTTGAAACCAACTTCATTCAGCCGCTGGCGGTGCTGTTTCAGAAGAGTAAATTCGAGATAAAACCCGTTGTGTCGGCGATGCTGCAAAGCCAGCATTTCTTCGACGAAAAGCTGCGTGGTGCGGTCATCAAATCGCCCACCGACCTCGTCGTTGGCACCTTCCGTTTCTGGGGGTTACAGGCTCCCGACCCAATGCAGAATCTGGCCGGTTTTTATCAGGTTGGCTCGTACGTCTACGCCCGCATCAAAGAGCAGCAACAGGACATTCTCAACCCACCCACCGTCTTCGGCTGGACACCCTATTACCAGACGGGCTACTATCAGCAGTGGATCAACTCCACGACGCTCGGCCTGCGCGGTTTCTTCGCCGACGCGCTGACAACCAACGCGCTGAAGCTGAACAACAAACCAGCTGTCGACGTGCTGACTTACGCCAAAAACCTGTCGGCACCAAGCGACCCCGCCAGGCTGGTCAGCGATCTGACCGCACAGGTGATCGGCATTCCGGTCAATCAGGCACAGACTGATTTTTTGACCGACACGGTACTGCTCAACTCGATTCCGCGCTACGAATGGGCCGACGAATGGCTTGCCTACACCGCCAGCCCCAACGACTCAGCCAAGAAACAGGCTGTTCAGCTCAAACTGACCGCGCTTCTCCAGTACATCTTCCGCATGGCCGAGTATCAGGTAATTTAA